One genomic window of Candidatus Zixiibacteriota bacterium includes the following:
- the menB gene encoding 1,4-dihydroxy-2-naphthoyl-CoA synthase, whose protein sequence is MTTIKWVEAGKFDDIVYHKSEGIAKITINRPKVRNAFRPKTVFEMCAALSDARRDPGIGVVILTGAGDQAFCSGGDQKIRGDTGYTDEKGINHLNVLDFQRQMRTCPKPIIAMVAGYAIGGGHVLHLMCDLTIAADNAVFGQTGPRVGSFDGGYGASYMARIVGQKKAREIWFLCRQYNAQQALEMGLVNAVVPLARLEDETVQWCREILANSPTAIRCLKAALNADCDGQAGLQELAGNATMLFYMSEEAQEGRDAFKQKRKPDFSKFPRQP, encoded by the coding sequence ATGACGACGATCAAATGGGTCGAAGCAGGTAAGTTCGACGATATCGTATATCACAAATCTGAAGGCATCGCGAAGATCACGATAAACCGTCCGAAGGTTCGCAACGCCTTCCGGCCGAAAACCGTGTTCGAGATGTGCGCGGCGCTGAGCGACGCCCGCAGGGACCCGGGTATCGGCGTGGTTATTCTCACCGGTGCGGGCGACCAGGCGTTTTGTTCGGGCGGCGATCAGAAAATTCGCGGCGACACCGGCTACACCGACGAAAAAGGCATCAACCACCTGAATGTACTCGACTTTCAGAGGCAGATGCGCACCTGTCCCAAACCGATAATCGCCATGGTCGCCGGGTACGCCATCGGCGGCGGGCACGTGCTTCACCTGATGTGCGACCTGACTATCGCCGCCGACAACGCCGTGTTCGGCCAGACCGGGCCGAGAGTCGGCTCATTCGACGGCGGCTACGGGGCGAGTTACATGGCGCGCATTGTCGGCCAGAAGAAGGCCCGTGAGATTTGGTTCCTCTGCCGCCAGTACAACGCCCAGCAGGCGCTCGAGATGGGACTGGTTAACGCGGTCGTCCCGCTGGCGCGGCTCGAGGACGAAACCGTGCAGTGGTGCCGCGAAATCCTGGCCAACTCGCCGACGGCGATACGCTGCCTCAAAGCGGCGCTGAATGCCGACTGCGACGGCCAGGCCGGCCTGCAGGAGCTGGCCGGCAACGCCACCATGCTCTTTTACATGAGCGAGGAAGCGCAGGAAGGCCGCGACGCTTTCAAACAAAAGCGCAAACCCGATTTCTCCAAATTCCCCCGACAGCCCTAG
- a CDS encoding 1,4-dihydroxy-2-naphthoate polyprenyltransferase: MARSSWHTWLLAARPKTLPAAAAPVIIGTAMAHTGGGAHWPSALAAMTGALLIQVGTNFANDYFDYKKGTDSGERLGPVRVTQAGLVSPEAMKRATILVFALAVLVGVYLVWRGGVPIVVIGLLSVLFGVLYTGGPYPLGYNGLGELFVLIFFGPVAVGGTYYVQTIDINLAVIVAGFAPGLFSVGILTVNNLRDIDNDRVSGKRTLAVRFGRRFALHEYYWSLFAACTVPLVLALLFHGPPLAILASLTVVPSVIAMGKVATVTGRDLNDCLAVTGRLLLVYSAVFSLGWIL, from the coding sequence ATGGCCCGGTCATCATGGCACACCTGGCTGCTGGCGGCGCGTCCGAAAACTCTGCCCGCGGCGGCGGCGCCGGTTATTATCGGCACCGCCATGGCCCACACGGGAGGAGGCGCGCACTGGCCGTCGGCGCTCGCGGCGATGACCGGCGCGTTGCTCATCCAGGTCGGAACTAATTTCGCCAACGATTACTTCGACTACAAGAAGGGGACCGACTCCGGCGAACGGCTTGGCCCTGTCCGAGTCACCCAGGCAGGGCTGGTCAGCCCCGAGGCCATGAAACGCGCAACCATCCTCGTCTTCGCTCTCGCTGTACTTGTGGGTGTCTATCTCGTATGGCGAGGAGGAGTGCCGATCGTGGTGATCGGCCTGCTCTCGGTGCTGTTCGGCGTGCTTTACACCGGCGGACCGTACCCGCTCGGCTACAACGGGCTCGGTGAGCTGTTCGTGCTGATTTTCTTCGGGCCGGTAGCGGTCGGCGGGACCTACTATGTGCAGACAATCGATATCAACCTCGCCGTCATCGTAGCCGGATTCGCGCCCGGCTTGTTCTCGGTCGGCATTTTGACAGTCAACAACCTTCGAGACATTGACAACGACCGCGTGTCCGGCAAGCGCACTCTCGCTGTGCGGTTCGGCAGGCGGTTCGCCCTCCATGAATACTACTGGTCGCTTTTTGCCGCGTGCACAGTCCCGCTGGTACTGGCGCTGCTGTTTCATGGTCCGCCCCTGGCGATATTGGCCTCGCTGACAGTCGTGCCGTCGGTTATAGCCATGGGCAAGGTAGCCACGGTTACCGGGCGGGACCTGAACGACTGCCTGGCAGTCACCGGCCGCCTGCTGCTGGTCTACAGTGCAGTATTCTCCCTTGGCTGGATACTATGA